CCAACGCGAGCCACAGGCGGAGGAACTGACAGCCGCAGTGGAGCTGATCTCTGCGCATGGGCTGGCGATGTTCTGTCGTGCGCTGCTGAACACGAGCGAGTTCATGACCCTGTATTGATTCCCTGCTATGAAAAACCATCTTCTCTCACGCCGGAATTTCCTCGGGCAAAGTGTCAGCGGTCTAAGCGGCATCGCACTAACCTCTCTGCTGGCACAGAAGGGCCTGCTGGCCAATGATCCGATCCGCCCGCGCATTGATCCGGCACACCCGTATGCGCCGCGTCCGCCGCACTTTGAACCGCGTGCGAAAAATGTGCTGGTCATTTTCTGCTCAGGAGCGCTGAGTCATGTGGACACGTTTGATTACAAGCCGGAGCTGGTGAAGCGCCACGGCATGCCGCTGCCAGGGGCGGCGGATTTGATCACCTTTCAAGGCGCACAGGGAAATCTGGTGAAGCCGATCTGGGATTTCAAGCCACGCGGACAGAGCGGCAAGATGATCAGCGACCTGGTGCCGAACATCGCAGAGTTTGCGGATGACATGTGCTTCATCCACTCGATGACGGCCAAATCGAACACGCACGGCCCGGCGGAGAATCAGATGAGCACGGGCTACATTCTGGATGGATTCCCCGGCATCGGCTCCTGGGTGACGTATGCGCTGGGCTCGGAGTGCGATGACATGCCAGCCTTTGTGGCGATTCCTGATCCGCGCGGTGTGCCGCAGATCGGGCCGAGGCATTGGAACTCGGGATTCCTGCCTGCGGCGTTTCAGGGCACCGCCTTTAATGCGAGCAAACCGATCCCGAATCTGATCCGCCCCACGAGCGTGAGCGAGGCGGCCGACCGTGACACGCGGGCGTTTGTGAATCTGCTGAACAAGCGGCAGGCGCAGGAGCATCCGGCAGATAGTGACCTGGCGGCACGCATCTCCTCCTATGAACTCGCGGCACGCATGCAGATCGCTGCGTCTGAGGTGGGAAATCTGACAGGCGAGAGCAAGGCCACGCTGGACCTCTACGGCGTGAACGACAGCAACGAGACGAAGGCCGGGTTTGCCAAAAACTGCCTGCTGGCGCGTCGGCTGATCGAGCGCGGGGTGCGATTTGTGCAGCTCTTCAACGGCTCCTACGCCATGGGCGAAGGAGTGGGCAACTGGGACGGGCACAAGACGATTGAGAAGCAGTACTCGATGCACGGCCCCATCCTGGATCAGCCGGTGGCCGGGCTGCTGAAGGACCTGAAAGCGCGCGGGCTGCTGCAGGATACGCTGGTGGCCTTTGTGACGGAATTTGGGCGCATGCCCACCTTTCAGAAGGGGGCGAACGGGCGTGACCACAACCCGAAGGGCTTTACCGTCTGGCTGGCCGGGGCCGGGGTGAAAAAGGGTTTCAGCTACGGGGCGACGGACGAATTTGGCTACAAGGCGGCCGAAAACGTGAGCACCATCTATGACCTGCATGCCACGATTTTGCACCTGCTGGGCATTGATCACGAGCGCCTGAGCTACTACAACAATGGCATCGAACGGAGGCTGACGGATGTGCATGGGCACGTGATCAAGCAGGTGCTGGCCTGAGCCCAGCCGGTGAAAGCCGGGAAAAAACCGTTTGCTTTCCCGGTGAGAGTCTCCATTTTGACCGTCCCCAAAACCTGATTTCTTTACCCGAACCCGCACCATGGCAGTTGTCATCCGTCTCCGTCAAGAAGGCCAAAAAGGCCGTCCCGTCTTCCGTATCGTTGCGGCTGACCAGCGCTTCCCCAAGGAAGGCCGTTTCCTCGAAGTGCTTGGCTCCTATGACCCCCAGAAGGGCCCGAAGGCAGCCACTGTGAAGCTGGACCGCGTAAACGCCTGGATCTCCCAGGGCGCCAAGCCCTCTGACACAGTCAAGAGCCTGATCAAGCACGCCGCCGCAGCCTCGGCTTAAACTGCCATGGACGCGCCGGAAGCCCTCCGCGAGTTCCTTTCCTACGTGGTGGCGAATTTGATCGACCACCCTCAGCAGGCGACGATTGCCATCGGCACCAATACCAACGGTGCCGTTACTTATCGTGTGCAACTAGCACCTGAAGATGTGCGTCATGTCATTGGCAAAAACGGCATGACCATCAGCGCCCTGCGCTCCCTGCTGAACACCGCTGCCGCCAAGCACGGTATCAAAATCTCCCTGAAAGTCGGCTCCGCACGCGAAGAAGATGCGGAAGCCGCCGGGGATGGAGAAACGCCTCAAACTGAGGCGTAATTTTTTCAAGCCAGCCGACTGCCCGCCCACCAACCGCAGGCGGCGGCGGTGATGCCAAGCAGAATGCTGCCAATGGCATTGAATAGTGCCAGCCAGGAATGCTGGTTGAGCAGCAGCAGCCAGGAGTCATTGGCCAGTGTGGAAAAGGTGGTGTAGCCGCCCAGCACGCCCGTGGCGGCAAAGAGCCAGGGACCGCTGCCTTTGTCCTTCATGGCAGGGAGCGCAAAGAGGAAACCGAGGATGAAGCTGCCGCAGAGGTTGGCGGTGAGCACGCCCCAGGGAAAGGCCGCCTTGGGCAGCAGACGGGCCATGCCGATCACGGTGTAATAGCGAAGCACCGAGCCGAAGCCCCCGCCAAGGAAGATCAACACAACGTTTTTCATGCCTGATCAAGGTGGCGATGCAGCCCGGGTGTCAACCTTTCCGGCGGAGAATCTGCGGGCCTTTAGACAGACACCTCTTCCTCGCGGCGCGAGCCGCCGATCGTCTGCGGGGCGATGCGAGCACGCCAGACATACCGCTGGAAGAGCACCTTGACCGAAGCCGTGAGGGGCACCGCCAGGATGGCACCGAGGAGACCGCCTAGCAGAAGGCCCCAAACGAGCACGGAGGCGATGACCGTCATGGGATGCAGCCCCACGGCCTCTCCTACGATGCGCGGGGTGATGAAGAGGGCATCAATCTGCTGCACGAGGGCGAAGACCCCTGTGACGACCAGCGGCATGACCCACCAAGGGTCCGCAGGGACCAGGGCGCTGCCACCCTGCACGGAGGCAATGACGACAGCCGGGATCCAGCAGACGGCAATGCCCACGTAGGGAATGATGCCCGCCACGCAGAGGGCCAGCCCGATCAGCAGCCCGAAGTCCAGTCCTACAATCATCAGGCCGATGCCTGTGGCAATGCCATTGATGACGCTGACAAAGAGCTGGCCGCGGAAGAAGGCCACGAGGTAGCTGTTGATCTCATTGAGGCAGCTGACCACCTCGTCTTTGAAGGCGGATGCGCGCAGCGGCAGGTAATCTGACCATTGTTTCTGGATCTTGGAGCTCTCGATAAGGAAGTAGTAGAGATACAGCGGCACGATGATGAAGGAGAGAACGAAGCCGAACACGCCGAGGAACCCGCCCACGCTGGTGCGCACAAAGCCCCAGATGATGCCGGGAACCTTGGGCAGATTTGTCTTAACCCAGTCGCCACGCAGCAGGGCTTGGAAATCAAAATCACCTTCGGCCGCAGCGCTGTTCGCAGTCGTGGTCGGCTGAGAAGTAGCAGCTGCCAGAGGAGCCGTGGTTGCAGGAGCAGGCGCAGTATTTGCTGAGGACGCTTCAGGAGTGGCCTTGTCCAACGCAGGCTCAGCTTCAGGCAGGAGTTTGATGCTGTATTCTTTTTCGATCTTCGCCGCAAAATTCACCACCGCATGCTGGGCCTTGGAGTAGTAAACCGGCACACGCTCTGCGAGGTGGCGAGTGGGGTCTCCCAGCTTCACCACGATCCACCAGCCCAAGCCGCCAATAGCCAGCGTGAAGACCGCAAACGCCAGCAGCACGGATCTATGCCGGCTCAGGCCTTTGCGCTCCAGCCACTCAACGCCCGGCTCAAGCAGGTAGGCCAGCACGCCTGCCACGGCAAAGGGCACGAGAATAGGCTGCAAAAAAGCGAGGACCTGCGTGACCTTGTCGATCAGTGTGACAGCCAACCAGCCAATGACAGCGATCGAGAGCGCGGTGATGGCAGTCCATAACACCTGACGCTGAAATGCAGTGGGAAGATTTTTCATGGAGCGAACGGCGCGCAGACTAACGTGCGGCCAAAGTTTGGATACTCCAAAAATGGATGCAATTTGGACTGTCCGCACCGTATCATGGCCCATCATGTCACGCCCCCAACCCAAGCCCGTTGATCCCGCTGAAGTGCCCCAGCTAGCGCAAGCCACCATGCGTGCGGCCAAGTTTCCCATGCTGGCCACAGTGGATGGAGACCAGCCGCGTGTGCGCCCGGTGTCTCCGGTGCGCACGGATGGCTTCACGGTGTATGTGGCCAACCTGCGCCGCTATGGCAAAACGCAGGAACTGGCTGCCAATGCGAAGGCGGAACTGTGCTACAAAGATGAGCAGGACAACCAGGTGCGCATCACGGCCACAGCAGAGGTGGTGACCGAGCGACCGCTGCTGGAGGAAATCTGGAACTCGAATCCGCTGCTGCGTGCGTATCTGGGCAGCATCGACAATCCGGAACTCATTATTTACCGATTTGTGCCAAATCGGGCACGCTACATGCGAGAGTGGGCTTTGGAGTACTTTGAGGTGCCGCTCGCGGCGCACCCATGAGGCTGTGAGCCCGAAGGCCGGGCAAACATGCGGACTGAGGGACGAGAAGTGCGGTCAATTGTGAATAAAGTTCGTCTTTGTGAATAAGTTCTTGCCAGTTTCTCCACGCTCTGACACTCTTTGTTAATTACCGTGATTCATATCAAAAATCACACTTCGGGATCGGTATGCTTGGCACTACCCCGCGCCAAAGAAAAGCTGTCCCCGCCGTTTTCAACGCAGGCAACCCCAACAACCACTAAACCATCATGGACCGTGACGACCATTCAGCATCGGTAATTTCCTCCACCACCGTCTCCAACCGCATCTCCGATCCTGGTCCTGCCTCTACGAACTCCTCTCCCCCGCCCTCTCAATCCGCCGCAGCCTCCACTGCCTCATCCCGCCGCCGCCGAGCGAACACCGCCACCCCGACAGCCACCAAGACCTTCGTGCTGGACACGAACGTGCTGCTGCATGACCCGGCCTGCATTCACCGCTTTGCAGAGCATCATATTTGCATCCCGGTGGATGTGCTGAGCGAGCTGGACGGCTTTAAAAACGAGATGACGGAGCGGGGATCGAACGCACGCGAGGTGCATCGGGCGCTGATGAAGATCTTTGCGAACAAAGGAGACTCTGTAACGAAGGGCGTGCCGACGGAAGGCGGCGGCAGCATCCGCGTGGCGGTGTATGATCCTGAGGAAGCACGCAGA
The sequence above is drawn from the Prosthecobacter vanneervenii genome and encodes:
- a CDS encoding KH domain-containing protein; its protein translation is MDAPEALREFLSYVVANLIDHPQQATIAIGTNTNGAVTYRVQLAPEDVRHVIGKNGMTISALRSLLNTAAAKHGIKISLKVGSAREEDAEAAGDGETPQTEA
- the rpsP gene encoding 30S ribosomal protein S16: MAVVIRLRQEGQKGRPVFRIVAADQRFPKEGRFLEVLGSYDPQKGPKAATVKLDRVNAWISQGAKPSDTVKSLIKHAAAASA
- a CDS encoding DUF1501 domain-containing protein, whose product is MKNHLLSRRNFLGQSVSGLSGIALTSLLAQKGLLANDPIRPRIDPAHPYAPRPPHFEPRAKNVLVIFCSGALSHVDTFDYKPELVKRHGMPLPGAADLITFQGAQGNLVKPIWDFKPRGQSGKMISDLVPNIAEFADDMCFIHSMTAKSNTHGPAENQMSTGYILDGFPGIGSWVTYALGSECDDMPAFVAIPDPRGVPQIGPRHWNSGFLPAAFQGTAFNASKPIPNLIRPTSVSEAADRDTRAFVNLLNKRQAQEHPADSDLAARISSYELAARMQIAASEVGNLTGESKATLDLYGVNDSNETKAGFAKNCLLARRLIERGVRFVQLFNGSYAMGEGVGNWDGHKTIEKQYSMHGPILDQPVAGLLKDLKARGLLQDTLVAFVTEFGRMPTFQKGANGRDHNPKGFTVWLAGAGVKKGFSYGATDEFGYKAAENVSTIYDLHATILHLLGIDHERLSYYNNGIERRLTDVHGHVIKQVLA
- a CDS encoding AI-2E family transporter, producing MKNLPTAFQRQVLWTAITALSIAVIGWLAVTLIDKVTQVLAFLQPILVPFAVAGVLAYLLEPGVEWLERKGLSRHRSVLLAFAVFTLAIGGLGWWIVVKLGDPTRHLAERVPVYYSKAQHAVVNFAAKIEKEYSIKLLPEAEPALDKATPEASSANTAPAPATTAPLAAATSQPTTTANSAAAEGDFDFQALLRGDWVKTNLPKVPGIIWGFVRTSVGGFLGVFGFVLSFIIVPLYLYYFLIESSKIQKQWSDYLPLRASAFKDEVVSCLNEINSYLVAFFRGQLFVSVINGIATGIGLMIVGLDFGLLIGLALCVAGIIPYVGIAVCWIPAVVIASVQGGSALVPADPWWVMPLVVTGVFALVQQIDALFITPRIVGEAVGLHPMTVIASVLVWGLLLGGLLGAILAVPLTASVKVLFQRYVWRARIAPQTIGGSRREEEVSV
- a CDS encoding pyridoxamine 5'-phosphate oxidase family protein, translated to MSRPQPKPVDPAEVPQLAQATMRAAKFPMLATVDGDQPRVRPVSPVRTDGFTVYVANLRRYGKTQELAANAKAELCYKDEQDNQVRITATAEVVTERPLLEEIWNSNPLLRAYLGSIDNPELIIYRFVPNRARYMREWALEYFEVPLAAHP
- the crcB gene encoding fluoride efflux transporter CrcB, producing MKNVVLIFLGGGFGSVLRYYTVIGMARLLPKAAFPWGVLTANLCGSFILGFLFALPAMKDKGSGPWLFAATGVLGGYTTFSTLANDSWLLLLNQHSWLALFNAIGSILLGITAAACGWWAGSRLA